The stretch of DNA CTTGTCTCCTTCTCCAGGAAAGCCCTGCGAAAACAGCGGATAGAAGAAGTCTGGGCCATGGAGGTTGTAGTAGTAGGCCAGAAGCAGGGTTTTGAAATGTGTTTTTTTATTCACCATGATCTGGCCAGACTCGACTGAGGGCGTGGCCGCGATGATGTGACTATGGCGGTCGAGGCCGCTAGATCTGTAGAAGGCCGGGTGGGTGGACCGTTTCCAGAAATCGGGCCAGCACACCATGCCGTGCTTGTTATACTTTTCACCCTCGAAGAGCTTGGACGGTTGTTCGAGTGGGATGTTGTCCGAGTCCAGATACAGCACATTGTTGAATTTGGTGAGCAGCAACGCCAATGCTTTGTATTGGTATCCACTGAGCTTGGACACGGCGCGGGTGGACAAATAGTTGTTGAAGTAGGAGCACGATACGTCGGGGAACACCATGGATATCTTGTTGCAATATTGGTCGTTTTTGTCGTAAAAAGGGATAAAGATCTCGATCGGAgtctcgtccttgagctcgtcgcgGATAAATTTGATCGACAGAATTGTGAGCCAGTAGTACTCCTTGCCGGAGACGTACACGATTCCGGCGCttttctcgtcgtagtGGTTGGCGTACAAGTCCTGGAAACTGCGGAAAAGCGAGTTTTTCTCGGTCAGATACGTCTCCATCAACAAAGAATGGACCCTTgtcagctcctgctcctggTCAGCCGTGATAGATAGCAGattgttgagctcgttctGCGCAAGGTTGTTttcgttctcgtcgtagcCGTAGTACTGCCAGTGGTTGCGTGGCTCCTCTTTATACGAGGTAAATCTGTCGCATTGGAGACCCAATTTATTTGAAAACAAGGAAGTTACTCGCGAAACAAGGTGGGCATTAgtcttctgctgctgggtCTTGAGGGCAGGGTTCCGCAGCACAACGTACGCCGTCACTAACAGCACCGCGCACAACGCGTAGGACGCGAGCAGCCGCTTTCGAAGCAGCCTTGGCGGGAATCTCATGGGGGAAAGAATACGAAAATTTTAGGGCCCCAGAAAAATATCTAGATCCACCAACTACGCTGAGGGGACCATATCAGCCGATTTGTGTATGAATTTGTGTTTTGAATTGTATTGAATTATGCTGAAGTATGGTACAGGTGGGGATCTGAAACCGGCTGCGACAGTCGCCGTGTCCGGTCGATCGACGGCACCTCGCCACGGCAGGCATGTCCGCCTCAGCGGGACCTGTGGCGACCCAGATCGATCGAAAGTGGCCGAATTCTCGCGCTGCGAATCAGATTGCCCACGTTGGTAAACAATGTCGTCATATAATTGCTCTCGCGCAACCGAATTTGCGGTCGATTGCTCGCAGCAATTTTAGCCGGGTATATAAACCTCGGCCTTCCCCACTGTCTCTGTATAGTATCGTCATGTACAGAACCGCATTAAGAACCGTCAGAACCGTCCGCCCTGCAAACACATTGATGATCCAGCAGCGTTATCGCGGCGGAGTCGTTGACAGCACCAAGGAAGTgctcaaagacatcaaTCTCAAGGTTGGAAAGACTCTCGCCTCAGGACTTGACAAGGCCGAAGATGTGGCCGAGACAGTCAAGGAGGAGGTCTCCACCGTCAAAGACAAGGTTGCAGACAAAAAAGACGACCTATCGCAGAAGGCGTCCGAGAAAGCATCCCAGGCAAAACAGGATGCTTCGCAGGAAGCTGCCGAGCTGAAGGAGACCCTCCAGTCCAACAAAGATAACGTCAAGCGGGAAGTGAAAGAGAACTTCAAGGGCTATGATAGTCTGCAAGATAAGggctccaaaattgagCGCGAACAACAAAGACCCGACGACGGAGTGTAGCTGCGTACGTTTATAACGGTCAATAACATTTTGTCATTTTTTATTCTGGCCTCTTTTCATCTCCGCCACGCTGAGCGTCGGCTGCACGATATcgatgatcttgagcacttttttCGGTCCTGCCGGGCTCGAAACGGCGCGGTTTCGTTGGGCCAGTTGCTTGATAGTCTGGTTCCCCGTATATATGTGGTGTTTAAGAATcttttctgtttctgtctTGCGCTTCTCCAACTGGGCCACTTTCTCGCTCAGCGCCTTGACCTCCCCACGGAACATGTCCAGCACTTTGTCGTCCGTGTCGATCAGGCCCTGTTCCTGCTTGAAAGCGGCTGCCGTGGTGTCCACTTGGTCTTTGAACCGCAAGTCTAGTTTCGTTTTCGAGGCAAAGTCCATGAACCGGTCTTTGCTCTTAATATGCTCTGGAAGGGCCCCCACAACTGACTCGACCACGGCAGTCAGCGACGTGATCTCCTGGTTTGCAGAATCCAACTTTTCCTGCAGCTTTCTGGTCTCCTCGTGGCTGCTCTCAAAACTTTTATTTTGGGCCTCCAGTTGCTTCTTTAATGCCTCGTTTTCGCTGCGGAGCAACTCGTAGCTCTCGCTCATACGCCCAACACGCTGCTCGAGCAGGCCGGATTTTTCCTGCTCGTTGGACTTCTCCTTTTCTAGGCGCaccttctccagctccagctcttcgaCCTGCTGTCTGAGTTGAGTCACCTGCTCGCTCAGCGGCGGCGCGTCATCGTCGATTGTGTCTGGAAAGCCGTCGTCCAGCGCCTTCCCAGTCGACGTGTCCGGCGTGAACACGCCATTCTCCTTTTTGGGTGAATATCCGATAAACGAAAGGGCCGAACTAATGGACATGCGCGCGGCGTGGTTCGCCGAATTGGCCGGCGGCGTGGCTGGCGACACTTTCCGCAGACCAGGCGTGATGATCCTATTGGGCATATActgcgcagcagcgggCCCGGCGCCGGGCGAAGGAGCATACTTGTTGTATTCAGGATTAAATGTGGCCGGCGAACCAGAAAACGTGGGCGACCGATTCGCCGGCAGAGAATGCTGAGAGCCGCCGTACGGGCTGCCcggctggtggaaatcGTGGTATCCGTACGGCAGggacgagtttgacgcGCTTCCGACACTCGCCATAGACTGGACTCGCGATCCGTAATTACCCATCCCAGGAGCAAACGGAGGAGTCATAGCAGTCGTGGAAGAGCTGCCCGACGCGTTCATATCGCCAAGCAACATGGTTTTCGGCCGGtgcttctttttttgctgctgttggATGTGTGCAGAAAGCGATGTCTGGCGAAGTCCGGCACGCTGGATGGTGGACATGTTGTCGTCGTACGCGTCAACAAAGGCCGTAGGCGCGACATGGA from Ogataea parapolymorpha DL-1 chromosome VI, whole genome shotgun sequence encodes:
- a CDS encoding putative secreted protein encodes the protein MRFPPRLLRKRLLASYALCAVLLVTAYVVLRNPALKTQQQKTNAHLVSRVTSLFSNKLGLQCDRFTSYKEEPRNHWQYYGYDENENNLAQNELNNLLSITADQEQELTRVHSLLMETYLTEKNSLFRSFQDLYANHYDEKSAGIVYVSGKEYYWLTILSIKFIRDELKDETPIEIFIPFYDKNDQYCNKISMVFPDVSCSYFNNYLSTRAVSKLSGYQYKALALLLTKFNNVLYLDSDNIPLEQPSKLFEGEKYNKHGMVCWPDFWKRSTHPAFYRSSGLDRHSHIIAATPSVESGQIMVNKKTHFKTLLLAYYYNLHGPDFFYPLFSQGFPGEGDKETFYLASRVTDEGSFLMTGIKTKIVGYIDSQNLFHGQSILQIDPDDVHKYAFFHCNYPKLQVDKLTKAYFFDQQTNTRRRSWQIMRDAKKDSNAGGMVTLKKGIKVDLELRVWTLIHELLVKDFKGFRLFESIGNDEMGDVVKEHIYFLKNQGTLIT